A single genomic interval of Candidatus Hydrogenedentota bacterium harbors:
- the rfbB gene encoding dTDP-glucose 4,6-dehydratase, which produces MKRILVTGGAGFIGSAFVRYLLRTYPGVHVVNFDKLTYAGNLDNVKECPPSRHTFVRGDIADAAAIGAAMEGCDAVVNFAAETHVDRSIMGATEFLRTNVDGVYNIMEAAKRLGTPRVLLVSTDEVYGSIETGSFQETDPINPRNPYSAAKAGGELLGRSYFTTFSVPVIITRGSNTYGPYQYPEKVLPLFATNAIDNEPLPLYKGGEHNVRDWLYVDDHCRGIDLALREGREGEIYNVAGGNERENIVLTRRILELTGRDESLIRFVPDRPGHDRRYAIDASKLRGLGWRPQMDWDEGMAATVRWYQENAWWWRKIKTGEYLEYYRRQYATLSAQS; this is translated from the coding sequence ATGAAACGAATTCTCGTCACCGGCGGTGCCGGGTTCATCGGGTCCGCGTTTGTACGATACCTGCTGCGGACCTATCCGGGCGTGCACGTGGTTAACTTTGACAAGCTGACCTACGCGGGCAATCTGGACAATGTGAAGGAGTGCCCGCCGTCGCGGCACACGTTCGTCCGCGGGGATATCGCGGACGCCGCGGCCATCGGCGCCGCGATGGAAGGCTGTGACGCAGTAGTGAATTTCGCGGCGGAGACGCACGTGGACCGCAGCATCATGGGCGCTACGGAATTCCTGCGCACGAACGTGGACGGTGTGTACAACATCATGGAAGCGGCGAAACGGTTGGGCACGCCGCGCGTGCTGCTGGTCTCAACCGACGAGGTGTACGGCAGCATCGAAACCGGTTCGTTTCAAGAGACGGACCCGATCAACCCTCGCAATCCCTACAGCGCGGCGAAAGCGGGCGGCGAACTGCTGGGCCGCTCCTATTTCACCACGTTTTCCGTGCCCGTGATCATCACGCGCGGTTCGAACACTTATGGCCCCTATCAGTATCCCGAAAAGGTGCTGCCCCTGTTTGCCACAAACGCGATCGACAACGAACCGTTGCCGCTCTACAAGGGCGGCGAACACAACGTGCGAGACTGGCTGTACGTGGACGACCACTGCCGCGGCATCGACCTCGCGCTGCGCGAAGGCCGGGAGGGCGAGATTTACAACGTCGCGGGCGGCAACGAACGCGAGAACATTGTGCTGACGCGCAGAATTCTCGAGCTTACCGGCCGCGACGAGAGCCTGATCCGCTTCGTTCCCGACCGGCCGGGCCACGACCGGCGGTACGCGATAGATGCCTCGAAGCTGCGCGGGCTGGGCTGGCGCCCGCAGATGGACTGGGACGAGGGCATGGCGGCGACGGTGCGCTGGTACCAGGAGAACGCATGGTGGTGGCGCAAGATCAAGACGGGCGAGTACCTCGAGTATTACAGGCGGCAGTATGCGACCTTGTCCGCCCAATCGTAG
- the rfbD gene encoding dTDP-4-dehydrorhamnose reductase yields the protein MRTLVFGAKGQLGRDLLRVFEQEGEVSGHDLPEVNIAYEPGVQSIVSAFAPDLIVNAAAFTDVDGAESALEAAFLTNEAGARNLAEIAAYRRIPIVHVSTDYVFDGTKGSPYEPDDPVSPLGVYGKTKAAGEVAVRKANPYHFIVRTAWLYGPGGNNFVEKMLRAAKERGPLRVVCDEVGSPTHTLDLAGAILALVRTDEYGTYHAVNSGACSRFEFARAILDLAKAGIRLDPCVASDFPAKARRPKYSVLSNARLEQVTGTAMRPWRDALAGYMKRRT from the coding sequence ATGCGAACCTTGGTATTTGGCGCGAAAGGACAATTGGGCCGCGACCTGCTGCGGGTGTTTGAGCAGGAAGGCGAGGTTTCGGGGCATGACCTGCCGGAAGTGAATATCGCGTATGAGCCGGGCGTGCAGAGCATCGTCTCAGCTTTCGCACCGGACCTGATCGTGAATGCAGCGGCCTTTACGGACGTGGACGGCGCGGAGAGCGCGCTGGAAGCGGCGTTCCTGACCAACGAGGCTGGGGCGCGAAACCTCGCGGAGATTGCGGCGTACCGGCGCATCCCGATTGTGCACGTCAGCACGGATTACGTGTTCGACGGCACAAAAGGGTCCCCCTACGAGCCGGACGACCCCGTGTCGCCGCTGGGCGTCTACGGCAAGACGAAAGCGGCGGGCGAAGTCGCGGTGCGCAAGGCAAACCCGTACCATTTTATTGTGCGCACGGCGTGGCTGTATGGGCCGGGCGGCAACAATTTCGTGGAGAAGATGTTGCGCGCCGCAAAGGAACGCGGGCCGTTGCGCGTGGTATGCGACGAGGTCGGTTCGCCCACGCACACGCTTGACCTGGCCGGGGCAATCCTGGCGCTCGTGCGTACGGACGAATATGGGACCTATCACGCGGTGAACAGTGGCGCCTGCTCGCGTTTCGAATTCGCGCGCGCGATCCTCGATCTCGCAAAAGCCGGTATACGCCTCGACCCTTGTGTCGCGAGCGATTTTCCGGCGAAGGCCAGGCGCCCGAAGTATTCGGTGCTGTCCAATGCGCGGCTCGAACAGGTCACGGGGACCGCGATGCGTCCCTGGCGCGATGCGCTGGCCGGCTACATGAAACGGAGAACGTAA